A window from Oreochromis aureus strain Israel breed Guangdong linkage group 16, ZZ_aureus, whole genome shotgun sequence encodes these proteins:
- the slc35a5 gene encoding probable UDP-sugar transporter protein SLC35A5 isoform X1 has translation MACCPLCPRLCSRSSAYTLALGLGFVTLGTSRILLLKMSANAENKYDFLPASVNLLAEALKLLFCLVMSVRVIVREGRSCRDLGCASSSSFLSSLKWAVPAFLYFLDNLIIFYVMSYLQPAMAVLFSNFVILTTAVLFRIVLKRRLSWVQWAALVILFLSIVSLTTGSGGKQNSIAVPSLHSNPLSSPSNSCLLYTQLLEEMKNSSVSWASALPGQAWRDKVVSKLQSLGVGHILLILQCFISAMANIYNEKILKEGEQLTESIFIQNSKLYAFGVAFNGLTLGLNSEARGLTMHCGLLHGHNIYSLGLVLVTAALGLSVAFILKFRDNMFHVLTGQITTVLVTGLSLFLFDFHPSLDFFLQAPTVLLAIFIYNASRPKDLEYSLQREKLRVINGEVFERSRGDGEELELLTKANGDSESDEESL, from the exons ATGGCGTGCTGCCCCTTGTGCCCCAGGCTGTGCTCCCGCTCATCAGCCTACACTCTTGCTCTCGGGCTAGGCTTTGTAACCCTGGGGACCAGCCGCATCCTACTTCTGAAAATGTCTGCCAATGCTG AAAACAAGTACGACTTCCTCCCAGCATCTGTAAATCTGCTTGCCGAGGCTCTTAAACTGCTCTTCTGTCTGGTCATGTCAGTCAGGGTCATAGTCCGAG AGGGCCGATCATGCAGAGATTTGGGTTGTGCCTCCAGCTCTTCCTTCCTCAGCTCCCTGAAGTGGGCCGTCCCTGCTTTCCTTTACTTTCTTGACAACCTCATCATCTTCTATGTTATGAGCTACCTGCAGCCC GCTATGGCAGTGTTGTTCTCCAACTTTGTCATCCTGACCACAGCTGTGCTCTTTAGAATTGTTTTGAA GAGGCGCCTGTCTTGGGTTCAGTGGGCAGCGTTGGTTATTCTCTTCCTGTCCATCGTTTCCTTGACAACAGGATCAGGAGGCAAGCAAAACTCAATAGCTGTTCCCAGTCTTCACTCAAACCCACTTTCTAGCCCCTCCAACTCTTGCCTACTCTACACCCAGCTTCTGGAGGAGATGAAGAACAGCAG TGTATCATGGGCATCAGCCCTGCCCGGCCAGGCCTGGAGGGACAAAGTAGTATCGAAGCTTCAATCTCTGGGTGTGGGTCACATCCTGCTCATCCTCCAGTGCTTCATCTCTGCCATGGCCAACATCTACAATGAGAAGATTCTCAAAGAAGGAGAGCAGCTCACTGAGAGCATCTTCATACAGAACAGTAAACT GTATGCCTTTGGTGTGGCGTTTAATGGTCTGACTCTTGGGCTCAACAGCGAGGCACGAGGTCTCACCATGCACTGTGGCCTCCTACATGGACATAACATTTATTCCCTGGGCTTGGTGCTGGTCACTG CTGCCCTGGGCTTATCCGTGGCCTTCATCTTAAAATTCAGAGACAACATGTTCCATGTGCTGACTGGCCAGATCACTACTGTTCTGGTCACAGGcctctccctcttcctctttgACTTCCACCCTTCGCTGGACTTCTTCCTCCAGGCACCCACGGTCCTGCTGGCCATCTTTATCTACAATGCCAGCCGGCCCAAGGACCTGGAATATAGCCTGCAGCGGGAGAAACTACGGGTTATCAATGGGGAGGTGTTCGAGAGGTCCAGAGGG GACGGTGAGGAGCTCGAGCTCCTGACAAAGGCAAATGGAGACAGTGAATCTGATGAAGAGTCTTTGTAG
- the slc35a5 gene encoding probable UDP-sugar transporter protein SLC35A5 isoform X2 — MACCPLCPRLCSRSSAYTLALGLGFVTLGTSRILLLKMSANAENKYDFLPASVNLLAEALKLLFCLVMSVRVIVREGRSCRDLGCASSSSFLSSLKWAVPAFLYFLDNLIIFYVMSYLQPAMAVLFSNFVILTTAVLFRIVLKRRLSWVQWAALVILFLSIVSLTTGSGGKQNSIAVPSLHSNPLSSPSNSCLLYTQLLEEMKNSSVSWASALPGQAWRDKVVSKLQSLGVGHILLILQCFISAMANIYNEKILKEGEQLTESIFIQNSKLYAFGVAFNGLTLGLNSEARGLTMHCGLLHGHNIYSLGLVLVTGR; from the exons ATGGCGTGCTGCCCCTTGTGCCCCAGGCTGTGCTCCCGCTCATCAGCCTACACTCTTGCTCTCGGGCTAGGCTTTGTAACCCTGGGGACCAGCCGCATCCTACTTCTGAAAATGTCTGCCAATGCTG AAAACAAGTACGACTTCCTCCCAGCATCTGTAAATCTGCTTGCCGAGGCTCTTAAACTGCTCTTCTGTCTGGTCATGTCAGTCAGGGTCATAGTCCGAG AGGGCCGATCATGCAGAGATTTGGGTTGTGCCTCCAGCTCTTCCTTCCTCAGCTCCCTGAAGTGGGCCGTCCCTGCTTTCCTTTACTTTCTTGACAACCTCATCATCTTCTATGTTATGAGCTACCTGCAGCCC GCTATGGCAGTGTTGTTCTCCAACTTTGTCATCCTGACCACAGCTGTGCTCTTTAGAATTGTTTTGAA GAGGCGCCTGTCTTGGGTTCAGTGGGCAGCGTTGGTTATTCTCTTCCTGTCCATCGTTTCCTTGACAACAGGATCAGGAGGCAAGCAAAACTCAATAGCTGTTCCCAGTCTTCACTCAAACCCACTTTCTAGCCCCTCCAACTCTTGCCTACTCTACACCCAGCTTCTGGAGGAGATGAAGAACAGCAG TGTATCATGGGCATCAGCCCTGCCCGGCCAGGCCTGGAGGGACAAAGTAGTATCGAAGCTTCAATCTCTGGGTGTGGGTCACATCCTGCTCATCCTCCAGTGCTTCATCTCTGCCATGGCCAACATCTACAATGAGAAGATTCTCAAAGAAGGAGAGCAGCTCACTGAGAGCATCTTCATACAGAACAGTAAACT GTATGCCTTTGGTGTGGCGTTTAATGGTCTGACTCTTGGGCTCAACAGCGAGGCACGAGGTCTCACCATGCACTGTGGCCTCCTACATGGACATAACATTTATTCCCTGGGCTTGGTGCTGGTCACTG GACGGTGA